One window from the genome of Amycolatopsis sp. NBC_01480 encodes:
- a CDS encoding helix-turn-helix domain-containing protein, with translation MRDLVSHLAALDPDAAATVKVIAYFDQLVEAGAGLEPIVRGAAVLAGCPARLADAEHHVRLRVEPDGRAVPAETDPDPAWPSTPVRADGPPALWLERPGPGGVVDAMVLERAAAAARGVLDRTRGRPAYPDPATVEAVLDPTVDEKTRLRLARRLGLGATARAVARPGGRAELAPPGDWPVSLGVAGAPQSSTARVTGAGGPPQPSMARSAGAARSTSSGARAAAGSATRAAGPPQSSGVLSAAAGSTSSGARAGGAEAPGSVAPAVESNSPGSAARDAGPSQSSVASSVDAAGPTSLAAGAAGAASPASAARDASPGSAARTAASSQHSAVAGPTTSVDRAPQPTSSGSPASAGPSHPAVAQRGSQAESAPPADRAANPGVPNTTAPSDLPQAGLGPVVPIRDLPASWAAARIALRFTAAGTEVDPGPHVVDFADLGGLAVLADAVGPSTPPVADVEAVEKARAAAPWVLETLVAVARAASLRAAAAALTLHHSTLQERLTHAEHLLGWSVRTPHGRLRLQLALALRRLHRNP, from the coding sequence ATGAGGGACCTCGTCAGCCACCTCGCCGCGCTGGACCCGGACGCGGCGGCCACGGTCAAGGTGATCGCGTACTTCGACCAGCTGGTCGAGGCGGGCGCGGGGCTGGAGCCGATCGTGCGCGGGGCCGCCGTGCTGGCCGGTTGCCCGGCCCGCCTGGCGGACGCCGAGCACCACGTCCGGCTGCGCGTCGAGCCGGACGGCCGGGCCGTGCCCGCCGAAACGGACCCCGACCCGGCCTGGCCGAGCACCCCGGTCCGCGCCGACGGCCCACCCGCGCTGTGGCTGGAACGCCCCGGCCCCGGCGGCGTCGTCGACGCGATGGTGCTGGAACGCGCGGCCGCCGCGGCCCGCGGAGTCCTGGACCGCACCCGCGGCCGCCCCGCGTACCCGGACCCGGCCACTGTGGAAGCCGTCCTGGACCCGACGGTCGACGAGAAGACCCGCCTCCGCCTCGCCCGCCGCCTCGGCCTGGGCGCCACCGCCCGCGCCGTGGCCCGGCCCGGTGGCCGCGCGGAGCTCGCCCCACCGGGGGACTGGCCTGTGAGCCTTGGTGTTGCTGGGGCGCCGCAGTCCAGCACGGCCCGCGTGACTGGTGCTGGCGGGCCGCCGCAGCCCAGCATGGCCCGTTCGGCTGGTGCTGCCAGGTCGACGTCTTCGGGCGCCCGCGCTGCTGCGGGTTCGGCTACTCGCGCCGCTGGACCGCCGCAGTCCAGTGGAGTCCTCTCGGCTGCTGCCGGGTCGACCTCCTCGGGCGCCCGTGCTGGCGGTGCTGAGGCTCCGGGTTCGGTTGCCCCAGCTGTGGAGTCGAACTCCCCGGGTTCGGCCGCCCGCGATGCCGGGCCGTCGCAGTCCAGCGTGGCCAGCTCCGTTGATGCTGCCGGGCCGACATCCTTGGCCGCTGGCGCTGCAGGCGCTGCCTCCCCGGCTTCGGCCGCCCGCGATGCTTCCCCGGGTTCGGCTGCCCGCACTGCCGCGTCGTCGCAGCACTCCGCTGTTGCCGGGCCAACGACCTCGGTCGATCGTGCTCCGCAGCCGACCTCCTCGGGCTCGCCCGCCAGTGCCGGGCCGTCGCACCCCGCCGTCGCCCAGCGCGGCAGCCAGGCCGAGTCAGCCCCGCCAGCCGACCGGGCCGCAAACCCCGGCGTACCAAACACAACCGCCCCGTCCGACCTCCCGCAAGCCGGTCTCGGCCCAGTCGTCCCCATCCGGGACCTGCCCGCCTCCTGGGCCGCCGCCCGCATCGCGTTGCGTTTCACCGCCGCAGGCACCGAAGTCGATCCAGGCCCCCACGTAGTGGACTTCGCCGATCTGGGCGGCCTAGCCGTCCTCGCCGATGCCGTAGGCCCGTCGACCCCGCCGGTCGCCGACGTCGAGGCCGTCGAAAAAGCGCGCGCCGCCGCCCCTTGGGTGCTGGAGACGCTAGTCGCGGTGGCTCGTGCCGCCAGTCTGCGCGCGGCGGCCGCGGCGCTGACCCTGCACCACTCCACCCTGCAAGAACGCCTCACCCACGCCGAACACCTGCTCGGCTGGTCCGTCCGCACCCCGCACGGTCGCCTGCGGCTCCAGCTCGCCCTCGCGCTCCGGCGCCTGCACCGAAACCCGTAA
- a CDS encoding alpha/beta hydrolase, with translation MTATDPSTRPQTGPPVPYDPELAAALAVIRAEMPRIESVESLPVVRAAVASRQLPLEDLTEDGTLELWEVEADGPNGPIPAIVGRPAGVTTAVPVLYWLHGGGMVLGGNRGRDLLFLKQYAVELGLAFVAIDYRVAPEHPHPAPVEDCYAGLEWTVEHAAEFGIDPERVLVGGASAGGGLAAAVALLARDRRGPALLGQLLLYPMLDDRNDTPSAYQMAGSGSWDRTANNVGWTALLGDARGGPDVSPYAAPARATDLSGLPPAFLDVGNAETFRDEVITYATRLSLAGIQTELHMWPGAFHGFDGTAPQAALSQQASEARVPWLRRVLG, from the coding sequence ATGACCGCGACCGACCCGTCGACCCGCCCGCAGACCGGCCCGCCGGTGCCGTACGACCCCGAGCTGGCGGCGGCGCTGGCCGTGATCCGGGCCGAGATGCCGCGGATCGAGTCGGTCGAGTCGCTGCCCGTGGTGCGCGCGGCCGTCGCCTCCCGGCAGCTGCCGCTCGAGGACCTGACCGAGGACGGCACGCTCGAGCTGTGGGAGGTCGAGGCCGACGGCCCGAACGGCCCGATCCCGGCGATCGTCGGCCGTCCGGCGGGCGTCACCACCGCGGTGCCGGTGCTCTACTGGCTGCACGGCGGTGGCATGGTGCTGGGCGGGAACCGCGGCCGGGATCTGTTGTTCCTCAAGCAGTACGCGGTGGAACTCGGCCTCGCGTTCGTCGCGATCGACTACCGCGTGGCGCCCGAGCACCCGCACCCCGCGCCGGTGGAGGACTGCTACGCCGGTCTGGAGTGGACGGTCGAGCACGCGGCGGAGTTCGGCATCGACCCGGAGCGCGTGCTCGTCGGCGGCGCGAGCGCGGGCGGCGGGCTGGCGGCCGCGGTGGCGTTGCTGGCGCGGGACCGGCGCGGCCCGGCGCTGCTCGGCCAGCTGCTGCTGTACCCGATGCTGGACGACCGGAACGACACCCCGTCGGCGTACCAGATGGCCGGCTCCGGCAGCTGGGACCGGACCGCCAACAACGTCGGCTGGACCGCGCTGCTGGGCGACGCCCGCGGCGGCCCCGACGTCTCGCCGTACGCCGCCCCGGCCCGCGCGACGGACCTTTCCGGCCTGCCGCCCGCGTTCCTGGACGTCGGCAACGCCGAGACCTTCCGCGACGAGGTGATCACCTACGCGACGCGGCTTTCGCTGGCCGGGATCCAGACCGAGCTGCACATGTGGCCCGGCGCGTTCCACGGCTTCGACGGGACGGCGCCGCAGGCCGCGCTTTCCCAGCAGGCCAGCGAAGCCCGCGTGCCGTGGCTGCGGCGGGTGCTGGGCTGA
- a CDS encoding discoidin domain-containing protein, producing the protein MTPPGVFSAPEKRPPASGKRRIAALTSAVLAAAGLTALTLAASPAALPAAAAPAASGSALDVAGRGATVPFVEQEAENAATNGTVIGPDRAAGTLAGEASGRKAVTLSSQGQYVEFTLSAPSNSLDFRYSLPDNAQGTGINGKIAVYVNGAHNRDLDLTSRYGWYYGGYPFSNDPGQGKAHHFYDEVRTLFPASYPQGTKIRIQVDPGDVTPATIDLADFEQVAAPKTQPANSLSVTDYGATSGDGGDDAAAFDAAVAAAKSQGKEVWIPAGTFVLNHHVTVDQVTVRGAGPWYSELHGSRAGIFGKGEPASCSTPTYPGNPAVPGSSTNVKLYDFAIMGEVDARVDCDQANGIGGALGGGSVVQDLWIQHTKVGLWLDGPFDGLTVRDNRILDQTADGLNLHQGISNVLVTNNFLRNTGDDGLAMWAEHDADHNNTFSFNTVLLPILANNIAIYGGHDNTVSDNVVADNQDQGGGIHVANRFSAVPLSGTTTVTRNTAMRTGVLDSNWQFGVGALWFDGRDSAITGRVDVVDNDLLDNNYEGVQFIDSATSDVHFDGLRITGAGTFAWQLQAKPTGTVKNVVATKIGRAGIYNCMGPDAMTGLADQGGNSGWTTTFCGSWPTPVYDGDSGGTSTPPTTPTTPTTPTQPPTGNVALHKAASASGSQGGFPPGNAVDGNTGTYWESANNAFPQTITVDLGSALSVGRLVLKLPPSNDWGTRTQTLAVSGSADNSSYTTLKASAGYTFNPSSGNTATVTFTAASTRYLRLTFTGNTGWPAGQLSELEAYAS; encoded by the coding sequence GTGACTCCCCCAGGTGTCTTCAGCGCGCCCGAAAAACGCCCACCGGCCTCCGGAAAACGCAGAATCGCGGCATTGACCAGCGCGGTGCTGGCGGCCGCCGGGCTGACGGCGCTCACGCTCGCCGCCTCACCCGCCGCCCTGCCCGCGGCGGCCGCCCCGGCCGCGTCCGGCTCGGCCCTCGACGTCGCCGGCCGCGGCGCCACCGTCCCGTTCGTGGAGCAGGAAGCCGAGAACGCGGCGACCAACGGCACCGTGATCGGCCCCGACCGCGCGGCGGGCACGCTCGCCGGCGAGGCGTCCGGGCGCAAGGCGGTGACGCTTTCGAGCCAGGGCCAGTACGTCGAGTTCACCCTGAGCGCGCCGTCGAACTCGCTCGACTTCCGCTACAGCCTGCCCGACAACGCCCAGGGCACCGGGATCAACGGCAAGATCGCCGTCTACGTCAACGGCGCCCACAACCGCGACCTCGACCTCACCTCGCGCTACGGCTGGTACTACGGCGGCTACCCGTTCAGCAACGACCCGGGCCAGGGCAAGGCGCACCACTTCTACGACGAGGTCCGCACCCTCTTCCCGGCCAGTTACCCGCAGGGCACCAAGATCCGGATCCAGGTCGACCCCGGCGACGTCACCCCCGCGACCATCGACCTGGCCGACTTCGAGCAGGTCGCCGCGCCGAAGACGCAGCCGGCGAACTCCCTGTCCGTCACCGATTACGGCGCCACCTCGGGCGACGGAGGTGACGACGCGGCCGCGTTCGACGCCGCCGTCGCCGCGGCCAAGAGCCAGGGCAAGGAGGTCTGGATCCCGGCGGGCACGTTCGTGCTGAACCACCACGTGACGGTGGACCAGGTGACCGTGCGCGGCGCCGGCCCGTGGTACTCCGAGCTGCACGGCTCGCGCGCGGGCATCTTCGGCAAGGGCGAGCCGGCCAGCTGCAGCACCCCGACCTACCCCGGCAACCCGGCCGTGCCGGGCAGCAGCACCAACGTGAAGCTGTACGACTTCGCGATCATGGGCGAGGTCGACGCGCGGGTGGACTGCGACCAGGCCAACGGCATCGGCGGCGCGCTGGGCGGCGGCTCGGTGGTGCAGGACCTGTGGATCCAGCACACGAAGGTCGGGCTGTGGCTCGACGGGCCGTTCGACGGGCTCACCGTGCGCGACAACCGGATCCTCGACCAGACCGCGGACGGGCTGAACCTGCACCAGGGCATCAGCAATGTGCTGGTGACCAACAACTTCCTGCGCAACACCGGTGACGACGGGCTGGCCATGTGGGCCGAGCACGACGCCGACCACAACAACACGTTCTCGTTCAACACCGTGCTGCTGCCGATCCTGGCGAACAACATCGCGATCTACGGCGGCCACGACAACACCGTTTCCGACAACGTGGTGGCCGACAACCAGGACCAGGGCGGCGGCATCCACGTCGCCAACCGGTTCAGCGCGGTGCCGCTCTCGGGCACCACGACGGTCACGCGCAACACCGCGATGCGCACCGGCGTGCTCGACTCCAACTGGCAGTTCGGAGTCGGCGCGCTGTGGTTCGACGGCCGCGACTCGGCCATCACCGGCCGGGTCGACGTGGTCGACAACGACTTGCTGGACAACAACTACGAGGGCGTCCAGTTCATCGACAGCGCCACCAGCGACGTCCACTTCGACGGCCTGCGGATCACCGGCGCGGGCACGTTCGCGTGGCAGTTGCAGGCGAAGCCGACCGGCACGGTGAAGAACGTCGTCGCGACCAAGATCGGCCGCGCGGGCATCTACAACTGCATGGGCCCGGACGCGATGACCGGGCTCGCCGACCAGGGCGGCAACTCCGGCTGGACCACCACGTTCTGCGGTTCGTGGCCGACGCCGGTGTACGACGGCGACAGCGGCGGCACCTCCACCCCGCCCACCACGCCGACGACCCCGACCACGCCCACCCAGCCGCCGACCGGGAACGTCGCGCTGCACAAGGCGGCCAGCGCGAGCGGCTCGCAGGGCGGCTTCCCGCCGGGCAACGCCGTGGACGGGAACACCGGCACGTACTGGGAAAGCGCCAACAACGCGTTCCCGCAGACGATCACCGTGGACCTGGGCAGCGCCCTGTCCGTCGGCCGGCTGGTGCTGAAGCTGCCGCCGTCGAACGACTGGGGCACCCGCACCCAGACGCTCGCCGTCTCCGGCAGTGCGGACAACTCCAGCTACACCACGTTGAAGGCGTCCGCGGGCTACACGTTCAACCCCAGTAGTGGCAACACGGCGACCGTCACGTTCACCGCCGCGAGCACGCGTTACCTGCGGCTGACGTTCACCGGCAACACCGGCTGGCCCGCCGGGCAGCTGTCCGAGCTCGAGGCCTACGCGTCCTGA
- a CDS encoding discoidin domain-containing protein, with translation MSPTSSRPRGRAALLAAALVSSGLTVFAVGSASPAAAATCPATASGGASTPFRTVEAECSSTNGTAIGPDYTQASLASEASGRQAVTLGQGQYVEFTLPAAANSINVHYSLPDGSSGRMSVYVGGTKLGSGLSVTSQYSYTDTPSIPGAKTHHFFDDARMLFGQNAGAGTKVKVQLDSGDVGQATIDLADFEQVGGAGTKPANALSVTDYGATADDSSDDTQAFRNGLSAARSQGKELWVPPGRFEIGSALQIDQTTVRGAGQWYTVLHGNNIFNNGSASGNIKLYDFAVFGSVSARNDSSPDNAFHGVLGAGSTVSGLWIQNTKCGLWLMSGASSNLTIENNRILDTQADGVNFDGAVTNSTLHNNYLRNNGDDGLALWSNGQADSGNSLTNNTVVQPNLANGIALYGGSDNTVSGNLVQDTNALGGGYLVANRFSSVPLSGTVTLSDNTALRAGALDPNWQFGVGALWFDARDQAISGVAIKVNGFTAIDSPYEAIQFIDGNGAGKVVGGITIDGVTVRGTGTFVAQSQTQGSVSISNLTASGVGVTGTYNCPYPSSTPAMTFSGSGNTGWTGTWGDCSSWPAPNSGPPQPPQSGTNIARGKLTTASGSVGGFPPGNAVDGNASSYWESTNNAFPQTLTVDLGSASAINKVTLKLPPSADWATRTETLTVQGSPDGSSWTTLVPSRGWTFDPSSSNTASAAFGTTTQRFVRLNITGNTGWPAGQVSELEVAAA, from the coding sequence ATGTCCCCCACCTCATCCCGGCCCCGCGGCCGGGCGGCGCTGCTGGCGGCCGCGCTGGTCTCGTCCGGGCTGACCGTGTTCGCGGTCGGCTCGGCGAGCCCGGCGGCCGCGGCGACCTGCCCGGCCACCGCGTCCGGCGGCGCTTCGACGCCGTTCCGGACCGTCGAGGCCGAATGCTCCTCGACCAACGGCACGGCGATCGGGCCCGACTACACGCAGGCGAGCCTGGCGTCGGAGGCTTCCGGCCGCCAGGCCGTGACCCTCGGCCAGGGCCAGTACGTCGAATTCACCCTGCCTGCCGCGGCCAACTCGATCAACGTCCACTACAGCCTGCCCGACGGCAGCTCCGGCCGGATGTCGGTGTACGTCGGCGGCACGAAGCTCGGCAGCGGCCTTTCCGTTACCTCGCAGTATTCCTACACCGACACGCCCAGCATCCCGGGCGCAAAGACGCACCACTTCTTCGACGACGCCCGGATGCTGTTCGGCCAGAACGCCGGCGCGGGCACGAAGGTCAAGGTGCAGCTCGACTCCGGTGACGTCGGACAGGCCACCATAGACCTGGCCGACTTCGAACAGGTCGGCGGCGCGGGCACGAAACCGGCGAACGCGCTTTCGGTGACCGATTACGGGGCCACGGCGGACGATTCGTCCGACGACACCCAGGCGTTCCGCAACGGCTTGTCCGCCGCGCGCTCGCAGGGCAAGGAGCTGTGGGTGCCGCCCGGCCGGTTCGAGATCGGCTCGGCGCTGCAGATCGACCAGACCACCGTCCGCGGCGCCGGGCAGTGGTACACGGTGCTGCACGGCAACAACATCTTCAACAACGGCAGCGCGTCCGGCAACATCAAGCTCTACGACTTCGCCGTCTTCGGCTCGGTCTCCGCGCGCAACGACAGCAGCCCGGACAACGCCTTCCACGGGGTGCTCGGGGCCGGCTCGACGGTGTCCGGGCTGTGGATCCAGAACACCAAGTGCGGCCTGTGGCTGATGAGCGGCGCTTCGTCGAACCTGACGATCGAGAACAACCGCATCCTCGACACGCAGGCCGACGGCGTCAACTTCGACGGCGCCGTGACGAATTCGACGCTGCACAACAACTACCTGCGCAACAACGGTGACGACGGGCTCGCGCTCTGGTCCAACGGCCAGGCGGATTCGGGCAACTCGCTGACCAACAACACCGTGGTGCAGCCGAATCTGGCCAACGGCATCGCGCTGTACGGCGGGTCGGACAACACCGTGAGCGGCAACCTGGTGCAGGACACGAACGCGCTGGGCGGGGGCTACCTGGTGGCCAACCGGTTCAGCTCGGTCCCGCTGTCGGGCACCGTCACGTTGTCGGACAACACCGCGCTGCGGGCCGGGGCGCTCGACCCGAACTGGCAGTTCGGCGTCGGCGCGCTGTGGTTCGACGCGCGGGACCAGGCGATCAGCGGCGTGGCCATCAAGGTCAACGGCTTCACCGCGATCGACAGCCCGTACGAGGCGATCCAGTTCATCGACGGCAACGGCGCGGGCAAGGTGGTCGGCGGCATCACCATCGACGGCGTGACGGTGCGCGGCACGGGCACTTTCGTGGCGCAGTCGCAGACGCAGGGCAGCGTCTCGATCAGCAACCTGACCGCGTCCGGCGTCGGGGTCACGGGCACGTACAACTGCCCGTACCCGTCCTCGACCCCGGCGATGACGTTCAGCGGCTCGGGCAACACCGGCTGGACCGGCACCTGGGGCGACTGCTCCTCGTGGCCCGCGCCGAACTCCGGCCCGCCCCAGCCGCCGCAGTCGGGCACGAACATCGCCCGCGGCAAGCTGACCACCGCGTCCGGCTCGGTCGGGGGCTTCCCGCCGGGCAACGCGGTGGACGGCAATGCGAGCAGCTACTGGGAGAGCACCAACAACGCGTTCCCCCAGACGCTGACCGTCGACCTCGGCTCGGCCTCGGCCATCAACAAGGTGACGCTGAAGCTCCCGCCGTCGGCCGATTGGGCGACCCGCACCGAAACGCTCACCGTCCAGGGCAGCCCGGACGGCAGCTCGTGGACCACCCTGGTGCCCTCCCGCGGCTGGACGTTCGACCCGTCCTCCTCGAACACCGCGTCGGCCGCCTTCGGCACCACGACCCAGCGTTTCGTGCGGCTGAACATCACCGGCAACACCGGCTGGCCGGCCGGGCAGGTCTCCGAGCTGGAGGTCGCGGCCGCCTGA
- a CDS encoding LacI family DNA-binding transcriptional regulator — translation MTRRLAEVAHQVGVSEATVSRVLNGRSGVSASTRAAVLTALDVMGYERPTQLRGERARLVGLVLPELQNPIFPALAEIMGNALAQQGFTPVLCTRTAGGVSEAEYVELLLQQQVSGVVFAGGLFAQADAVHTHYHHLVERRLPTVLINAAVDHLGLPQVSCDDAVAVEQVVGHLNSLGHEKIGLVLGPVDHVPSQRKLEAFRAYAAKLGLPVLDELVEHGMFSIEGGHAAAARLYPRGATAVLCASDLLALGAIRAARRQGLSVPDDISVVGYDDSALMNCTDPPLTTTRQPIEAMGRAVVELLVKRINGGTVAAEELLFAPELVVRGSTARHTA, via the coding sequence ATGACGCGTCGACTTGCCGAAGTGGCCCATCAGGTGGGGGTCAGCGAAGCCACGGTCAGCCGGGTGCTCAACGGCCGGTCCGGGGTTTCCGCGAGCACTCGCGCCGCCGTGCTCACCGCGCTGGACGTGATGGGCTACGAGCGGCCGACCCAGCTGCGCGGGGAACGGGCCCGCCTGGTCGGGCTGGTGCTGCCCGAGCTGCAGAACCCGATTTTCCCCGCGCTCGCCGAGATCATGGGCAACGCGCTGGCCCAGCAGGGGTTCACCCCCGTGCTCTGCACCCGCACCGCGGGCGGGGTGTCCGAGGCCGAGTACGTGGAGTTGCTGTTGCAGCAGCAGGTGTCCGGGGTGGTGTTCGCCGGCGGGCTGTTCGCCCAGGCCGACGCCGTGCACACGCACTACCACCACCTTGTCGAGCGGCGGCTGCCCACGGTGCTGATCAACGCCGCCGTCGACCACCTCGGGCTGCCGCAGGTCTCGTGCGACGACGCGGTGGCCGTCGAGCAGGTCGTCGGGCACCTCAACTCGCTCGGGCACGAGAAGATCGGGCTGGTGCTCGGGCCGGTCGACCACGTGCCGTCGCAGCGCAAGCTCGAGGCGTTCCGCGCGTACGCGGCGAAGCTCGGCCTGCCGGTGCTCGACGAACTGGTGGAGCACGGCATGTTCTCCATCGAGGGCGGGCACGCGGCGGCCGCCCGGCTGTACCCGCGCGGGGCCACCGCCGTGCTGTGCGCCAGCGACCTGCTCGCGCTCGGCGCCATCCGCGCCGCCCGGCGGCAGGGCCTCTCGGTGCCGGACGACATCTCCGTCGTCGGCTACGACGACTCGGCCCTGATGAACTGCACCGACCCGCCGCTCACCACCACCCGCCAGCCGATCGAGGCGATGGGCCGCGCGGTGGTGGAGCTGCTGGTCAAAAGGATCAACGGCGGCACGGTGGCGGCCGAGGAGCTGCTGTTCGCGCCGGAGCTGGTGGTCCGCGGGTCGACCGCCCGGCACACCGCGTAA
- a CDS encoding ABC transporter substrate-binding protein encodes MSSPWSRAPRPRRTPRTVLALLTAGGLAVSLAACGGGTDSGAAGGKVQITVTGQPPQTQPFERKVFDADVAEFEASHPNIDIVPHEGFMDPKTFSAKLAGGQLEDVYYVYFTDPAQIIARHQAADITEAAKSVPHVNDIQPQLLDNFRDANGKLYGLPTANYTMGLVYNRKLFQQAGLNPDQPPTTWDEVRADAKKISALGNGVVGYADYSKNNQGGWHMTGWLYSMGGDVARKDGDKWVADFDNDKARAALNYLHEMRWDDNSMGSKQLLQDVDVQQLMGAGQLGMYMAAPDNVPVLVKQFNGKYEDYGIAGMPGGQGTLLGGEGYMINPKASAAKVKAGLEWIQWKYLNPDRFDKHVKQYADGQQPVGLPTEPTPDIWQGAVRDQQLAVKKKYANVPAQNYQAYVDTANRIKGSIEPPNAQQIYAALDSVMQAVLTDRNANVDQLLSSATSKVNSALAQVK; translated from the coding sequence ATGAGCAGTCCCTGGTCCCGAGCGCCGAGGCCCCGCCGCACTCCCAGAACCGTGCTCGCCCTGCTCACCGCGGGTGGGCTGGCCGTGAGCCTGGCCGCCTGTGGCGGCGGGACGGACAGCGGTGCCGCGGGTGGCAAGGTGCAGATCACCGTCACCGGGCAACCGCCGCAGACGCAGCCGTTCGAACGCAAGGTGTTCGACGCCGACGTGGCCGAGTTCGAGGCGTCCCACCCGAACATCGACATCGTCCCCCACGAGGGGTTCATGGACCCCAAGACGTTCTCCGCCAAGCTGGCCGGCGGCCAGCTCGAGGACGTCTACTACGTCTACTTCACCGATCCGGCGCAGATCATCGCCCGGCATCAGGCCGCCGACATCACGGAAGCGGCCAAGAGCGTCCCGCACGTGAACGACATCCAGCCGCAATTGCTGGACAACTTCCGCGACGCGAACGGCAAGCTCTACGGCCTGCCGACCGCGAACTACACCATGGGGCTGGTCTACAACCGCAAGCTCTTCCAGCAGGCCGGGCTCAACCCGGACCAGCCGCCGACGACGTGGGACGAGGTCCGCGCCGACGCGAAGAAGATCTCCGCACTGGGGAACGGCGTCGTGGGGTACGCCGACTACAGCAAGAACAACCAGGGCGGCTGGCACATGACCGGCTGGCTGTACTCGATGGGCGGTGACGTCGCGCGCAAGGACGGCGACAAGTGGGTCGCCGACTTCGACAACGACAAGGCCCGCGCCGCGCTGAACTACCTGCACGAAATGCGCTGGGACGACAACTCCATGGGCAGCAAGCAGCTGCTGCAGGACGTGGACGTGCAGCAGCTGATGGGCGCCGGCCAGCTCGGCATGTACATGGCCGCCCCGGACAACGTGCCGGTGCTGGTCAAGCAGTTCAACGGCAAGTACGAGGACTACGGGATCGCCGGCATGCCCGGCGGGCAGGGCACCCTGCTCGGCGGCGAGGGCTACATGATCAACCCGAAGGCCTCGGCCGCGAAGGTCAAGGCCGGGCTCGAGTGGATCCAGTGGAAGTACCTCAACCCGGACCGCTTCGACAAGCACGTCAAGCAGTACGCCGACGGGCAGCAGCCGGTGGGCCTGCCGACCGAGCCGACGCCGGACATCTGGCAGGGCGCCGTGCGCGACCAGCAGCTGGCCGTGAAGAAGAAGTACGCGAACGTGCCGGCGCAGAACTACCAGGCCTACGTCGACACCGCGAACCGGATCAAGGGCAGCATCGAGCCGCCGAACGCGCAGCAGATCTACGCGGCCCTCGACAGCGTGATGCAGGCGGTGCTGACCGACCGCAATGCGAACGTCGACCAGCTGCTCTCCTCCGCGACGTCGAAGGTCAACAGTGCCCTCGCCCAGGTCAAGTGA
- a CDS encoding carbohydrate ABC transporter permease produces the protein MPSPRSSDVLDWPAATPRASRPVATAAERRRSRLRRKIKDNITAYSLLCAAILVFAMFSWYPIVRGVLLSFQQVDFVNPPTWVGFDNFVRLFQDPLFGVAWRNTLLFTGFALVFGFAVPFLAAVLLNELRHARAYFRLAVYLPVMLPPVVTALMWKWFYDPGPGLFNSALTAVGLPGAQWLDSSTTAMLSLVFVSTWANMGSTTLIYLAALQTIPGELYEAAELDGAGMWRRLRHVTFPQTRFVLLVLLLLQIVATMQVFTEPYVMTGGGPDDSTVTVLLLLYRYAFVYNDFGSASAMSLLLFVALGVFSAMYVRMTRRADA, from the coding sequence GTGCCCTCGCCCAGGTCAAGTGACGTTCTCGACTGGCCCGCGGCGACCCCGCGGGCCAGTCGGCCCGTCGCGACAGCGGCCGAGCGCCGCCGTTCCCGGCTACGGCGGAAGATCAAGGACAACATCACCGCGTACAGCCTGTTGTGCGCCGCGATCCTGGTGTTCGCGATGTTCTCCTGGTACCCCATCGTGCGCGGGGTGCTGCTGAGCTTCCAGCAGGTGGACTTCGTGAACCCGCCGACCTGGGTGGGCTTCGACAACTTCGTGCGGCTCTTCCAGGACCCGCTGTTCGGGGTCGCCTGGCGCAACACGTTGCTGTTCACCGGGTTCGCGCTCGTTTTCGGCTTCGCCGTGCCGTTCCTGGCCGCGGTGCTGCTGAACGAGCTGCGCCACGCGCGGGCGTACTTCCGGCTCGCGGTGTACCTGCCGGTGATGCTGCCGCCGGTGGTCACCGCGCTGATGTGGAAGTGGTTCTACGACCCGGGCCCAGGCCTGTTCAACTCGGCGCTGACCGCGGTGGGCCTGCCCGGCGCGCAGTGGCTCGACTCCAGCACCACGGCGATGCTGTCGCTGGTGTTCGTGTCCACCTGGGCGAACATGGGCAGCACGACGCTGATCTACCTGGCGGCGCTGCAGACCATCCCGGGCGAGCTGTACGAGGCCGCGGAGCTGGACGGCGCCGGCATGTGGCGGCGGCTGCGGCACGTCACGTTCCCGCAGACGCGGTTCGTGCTGCTGGTGCTCCTCCTGCTGCAGATCGTCGCGACCATGCAGGTGTTCACCGAGCCGTACGTGATGACCGGCGGCGGCCCGGACGACTCGACCGTGACCGTGCTCCTGCTGCTGTACCGCTACGCCTTCGTCTACAACGACTTCGGCTCGGCCAGCGCGATGAGCCTGCTGCTGTTCGTGGCGCTCGGGGTGTTCTCGGCGATGTACGTGCGGATGACCCGGCGAGCGGACGCTTAG